In Drechmeria coniospora strain ARSEF 6962 chromosome 03, whole genome shotgun sequence, the DNA window GGGGTCGTATTTGCTGGCGGCCTCCACAAGGAGATAAGCACCAAGTACTTTCGATTCGGTCACATGGGTGTCACGGTGGTGAGTAACCTACCCCAGGGGCCCGGAGCGAGTACAAAGCAATGGAAGCATTTCCGAGGCTGACGGCACCTTGGTTGCAGGTCGATCCCAAGCGCAAAGACATCGACAACGCTCTGGAAGCCTTGCGGTCGGCGCTATCCGAGTGCGGCTACGTGAAGGCGTAGAAAGGAGGCACGAAAATGAAGGGTGGCCGCACCATGACCCTACCATGTGTACTACGTAAGAATGCATGTAATATTGAGCCTGCGGTGCGAGAATGACCAAAAATGCTGCACGCAATGCCCTCTTGCCAACACATGTGCAGGGCGTGATGGCCAACCTTGTGTGCTTTGATGAGAGAACAAGGTATAACCGAATACCCGTCGAGCAATCAAGCACACAGTAGCAGGACAAGGGCCGCCGATTGTCACGTCCCCATTCGATGGAATGATGCAGAATGGCAAACGCTGGTGATGATGCCATTCATACGCATCCACAatggagcacaagtacagtactaggtgacgtacagtacagattCTTGACCTCGGAGCGCTCGGAATGGAGTGTGGGATGGAGTGTGGTTGATGAACAGAAGTCGCCACTATTAATCTGGAGCcggtaggtgcaagtactgaaCTGCACAGGAatattagttgtacagtaggtaatAGGTGTACGCAGAACGGAGCGCAGTCCtaattaataatactagGCCATTGGAATTATTAGTGGGTAAACATGTTGCCTTGGCTTGTTCCTAGGATCCCGCTGGCGCCTGCGCCACACCCGCCACCGGAACTGAGTGTTGCGGCGCTGTCATCGCGCAGGTACCCCATTTTCCGTTTGCCTGCCAACGGACCCCGCCTTGACTTTTGCTTCACCACCTCACCACCACCGCTTTTATCCATCCACGCCCGCTGGCTCCACGTGCATTTTCCTCCCTCCCATCTTCCACATCCGCACGGAACCCCCCATCGCTCTCCTCGCAACGCCTGCGAAGCACTCCAACATACCCCTCCAGCGCTTCGAGCCAGTCTGTTTCGACCCCGTCGTACAGCTTTCCGCTTTCACGGTGCTGCGGCTCTTGGCCCCCAAAGCCGACTCCTcgccatcccccccccccgcgccTGAGTTGCTTCCCACCCGCGCTTCCCGACCGTAATGGCTGTCTCaatcgaggagctcgacacCACGGTTCGCGCCTTTTACGAGAGCCGTGGAGAGCAGGTTGGTTCTCCTTCGCAACCCGTTCGGCCACCGTCAAGCGACGgtgcgccccccccccctccccccgcgTTCCGGTGCTGATTCCATCTTGCAGCAAAAGGCTGCCCAAGCAGTCCTGAACCAGGTATGGCCCAACCATCCCCTGCCCCTCTCCGCGTCGCGTGATTTCTTTCCAACGGAACGTGGTGACCGTCGGCTGCGGTGCTCGAGCTGACAAAGCCTGCCTTCTAGTTCAAAGAGGACCCCGATGCATGGCTCATGGTGGACAAGATCCTATCCGACGCTCAATATCCCCAGACAAAGTGTACGTGTATCCCTGTCACGGCATCACCATGCATGCTCTCCCATCCGCAGGAAGCTAACGGCATGCTAGACTTGGGTCTGCAGGTCCTCGACAATGTCATCTCGACAAGATGGAAGGTTTTGCCAAGAGATCAGTGCCAAGGTCCGACTCGTCACGTTGTCCCTGACCCCCGGACGTACTATCGGCTGACGGCTTCCCAGGCATTCGAAACTTCATCGTTCAGTTCATCATCCAGTGCTCCAACTCAGAAGAGGCGTTGCAAAGCAACAAGACCTTGCTCAACAAGCTCAACATCGTTCTCATCTCCGTTCTCAAGCAGGAGTGGCCCCATAACTGGCCCACCTTCATCAACGAGATCATCTCGTCCTGCCACGCGAACCTCTCCATTTGCGAAAACAACATGATCATCCTGCGTTTGCTGTCCGAGGAAGTCTTCGACTACTCCGCCGAGCAGATGACGTCCACCAAGACGAGAAACCTGAAGCAGACCATGTGTGCCGAGTTCTCCCAAATCTTTCAGCTCTGCCAGGAGGTCCTCACGACCGCCGAGCAGCCCAGCTTGGTCAAGGCCACGCTCGAAACCCTGCTGCGATTCTGCAACTGGATCCCCCTCGGTTACATCTTCGAGACGCCGCTGATAGAGACCCTGCGAACTCGCTTCCTGCGCGTGGCCGAGTTCCGGAACATCACCCTCCAGTGCCTGACCGAGATTGGTGGCCTTCAGACCGGAGGCGCCGGTCAGACCGGCTCGTACGATGAGCAGCTGATCAAGATGTTCACCGAGGTGCTCACGACCATTGCTGACATCATTCCCGTCTCGCTTGATCTGAAGACGACATACCCCAGCAGCAACTCGAAGGACCAGGAGTTCGTCCAGAacctcgccctcttcctctgCAACTTCTTTGGATCCCACCTTAACGCAAGCGCCCCGTCATCTCCCTCCCCCTTCGCCGTATCTGTCTGACCTCGATTGTTGCAGCTCATCGAAAACCTCCCGAACCGAGACTATCTCCTTCACGGACACTACTACCTCATCAGAATATCCCAGATCGACGATCGCGAAATCTTCAAGATCTGCCTCGACTACTGGCTCAAGCTGGTCCAGGAACTCTACGAAGAGATGCAGCAGCTGCCCATAACCGATCTGAACCCCCTCATggctgtcggcggcggcatgtcGGGCAGCGGCGCCCCGAACCCTACGCTCCTCATGAATTATCCCCTccgcaagcacaagtacaacgaGGTTCTGTCGAACCTGCGCGTCGTCATGATCGAGCGAATGGTTCGGCCCGAGGAAGTCTTGATCGTCGAAAACGACGAGGGAGAGATCGTTCGCGAGTTCGTCAAGGAAAGCGACACGGTTCAACTGTACAAGACCATCCGCGAATGCCTGGTCTACCTCACCCaccttgacgtcgtcgacaccgaAAACATCATGACGGAGAAGCTTGCCCGACAGGTGGACGGCTCCGAGTGGTCGTGGCACAACTGCAACGTCCTCTGCTGGGCCATCGGCTCCATCTCGCTGGCGATGAATGAAGAGACGGAAAAGCGattcctcgtcaccgtcattaAGGATCTTCTCGGCCTCACCGAGATGAAACGAGGCAAGGACAACAAGGCGGTCGTTGCTAGCAACATCATGTACATTGTCGGCCAGTATCCCCGCTTCCTCAAGGCCCACTGGAAGTTCCTCAAGACGGTTGTGAATAAGCTCTTCGAGTTCATGCACGAGTCTCACGAAGGTAAGCGCCCCCAATCCCCATCCCTCCCGCGGCTTCGCCGCTGACTTGGCCCGTAGGTGTGCAGGACATGGCCTGCGACACTTTCATCAAGATCGCTCGCCAATGCCGGCGCCACTTTGTCGCGCTCCAGCCTAGTGAGCAGGAGCCGTTCATCGAGGAAATCGTCCGCAACATGGGAAAGATCACCTGTGATCTCACACCCCAGCAGGTGCACACCTTTTACGAAGCCTGCGGCTACATGGTTGCCGCCCAGGGAAACAAGCATCAGCAAGAGCGgctgctcgccgacctgATGAACATCCCCAACGCTGCCTGGGATGAAATCATCAAGCAGGCGACCGTCAACCCGTCCATTCTGCAAGACTCGGAGACCATCAAAGTCATCGGCAATATCATGAAGACCAACGTGTCGGCCTGCACCTCGGTCGGATCGTATTTCTACCCCCAGATTGGCCGCATTTATCACGACATGCTTCAGATGTATCGAGCCACGAGCACGCTGATCTCCGAAGCCGTCGGCAGAGATGGTATGCCCCTTCCGGCGCCTGTGTCCTGGATGGCAGCTGACCGTTTTTCAGGCGAGCTGGCGACGAAGATGCCCAAGGTCCGAGGCCTGCGCACCATCAAGAAGGAGATCTTGAAGCTCATCGAGACCTACGTCGAAAAAGCCGAGGACTTGGCTGCCGTTCGCGCCCAGATGGTTCCTCCGCTCCTGGACTCGGTCCTGGTTGACTACAACCGAAACGTGCCGGGCGCGCGCGATGCCGAAGTCTTGAAGGCCATGTCtaccatcatcaccaagcTCTCCGTAGGTGTCTCGCAGGGTGGCCACGCAAGCTCCACGCTAACCTCGTCTCCCCTTTATTTAGGCTTTGATGGAGGATCAGGTCCCCACCATCATGGAGAATGTCTTCGAGTGCACGCTCGACATGATCAACAAGGACTTCTCCGAGTTTCCCGAGCATCGCGTTGAGTTCTTCAACCTGTTGCGGGCCATCAATCTCCACTGCTTCCCAGGTAGGCCTTCGACGTCGCCTGCATTGGCGAAATATGCGCGCGcgcgtgtgtgtgtgtgtgtgtgctgACGATGCGCCTGCGCCTCTAGCCCTCTTGAAGCTCGATAACAACCAGTTCAAGTTTGTCATCGATTCGTGCTCGTGGGCTTTCAAGCACGATAACCGCGATGTCGAGGCGGCCGGATTGAACATGTGCTTGGAGCTCATCAACAACGTTGCCGACAAGACGGATGTCGCTACCGCCAATGCCTTTTTCCAACGCTTCTTTACCACCATCCTGCAGGATGTCCTCTTTGTGGTGACGGACAGTGACCACAAGGCTGGCTTCAAGACGCAGTCGATGCTTTTGATGAAGCTGTTCTATTTCATTCATCCTGCGGACGGCATGCAACCCAAGATCCAAGGGCCGATTTATATGCCAGATCAAGCACAGGCTGGAACGAGCAACAAGGAATTCCTCGGAAACTCTGTCGCGACGCTGCTCCGCAACGCTTTCCCCAACTTGCAGCCGTAAGCGTTCATTCGATTTGCTTCCGGCGTACAGTGTATCCGTCGCTAACGCGCAGACTAGGACGCAAGTTAGCAGCTTCGTCGAGGGCCTGTTTAATTTCAACACCCAGTACGACAAGTTCCGACTGAACCTTCGGGATTTCTTGATCTCTCTCAAGGAATTTGCCGGCGACAACGCCGAGCTTTTCATCGTGGAAaaggagcagcaggagctTGATGCCAAAACTGCCGACATGGAGCGACGGCAAAAGGTTGGCGGTCTCCTCAAGCCATccgagctggacgacgacgaattGTGAAGTTGCGAAGAGCTCAGAGCAGAGATCGCGCCCAGATGTGAAATGCAGAGTCCGTCTGCGCGAGAGAAACTCGGAGCTCAAGATGGAATCGGAGACGGCTGGGACGTGTACGGGCTGTAAACCTGACCGTCATGATCTTCGGCCACGGCCCCCGGCCTGCGCCAGGAACGAAACCGTCTCAATTTGTTTTTCCTTGCCGTAATGATACCACAGTAGATGCGTCGCCACCTTCGACAGGAACCACGGTCCTGCCGGTTGTCGACAGAGCAGGGCAAAGAGAAATATTACCTTTCTCGCGACGCTCTGTCCGGACACTGACTAAGAAAAATATATTTGAAGAAGTGAGAAATTGCCGGTGGAGGTGCTGGATGGGAAGCCGAGGGATGAATGTGGAAAGCAGAAGCAGGACAGTGGACGAAGGCGATGCGATGCGATGCGACGCCCAATATGATCAGAGAACTCTTTTACTCGAAATTGTAGACGGCGAGCAAGTGCTGTGTTGGAGAAAACGAGGGTTGCCGTTCAGGTATTCGTGGAGGATTAATATACAGCACACGAGATGTCTGGAACTAGTCGTACGCACTATGCTGCAGATTTTACAATCTCAGATTCGTGTCGTGATGATGGTAATGTCCATGGTAATGTCCAGGGTATACCGTCGAATCCACTCAAATGGTCCTGCCAAGAGAGCAGTTGTAATTGTAAATAGATAGGTGCGCATTGCGCGTGTGCGCATGTAGGTATGCTTGCTTTGATTGCTACCTCGCTTCCACCCCAGATATCGTCACCTAATCGGCAAAGCCCTCAAACTCGTCACCTTTGGACGCAGCCGGCTTGGCTTGGTTCTTCTTCCTGATTtcggcgagcagctcgtccaGCTCCATCTGCTTGACCTTTTCTTCCTCGGTCATGGTCATCCTCTTTTCGGCCTCCCGCTTCTTCCGTCGCTTCTCGCGCCTTTCGACGCGCACCTCCTCCTGGCCCAGCTTGGAGCTCCAGGCCTCGTTCTGCTTTCGCTTTCTCTTCGCATCGGCGGCCTTGCTTTTCGTCTCACCTGACCTCTCGGCTTCGAGGGCCACCTGCCTCGCCGTTTCTTGCGCCTTGTCCTTGTACGCAAACGTGTCCCAGTCCATTTCTATCCCCAACGTCTTGTCACCTTCCCACCCCTTGAGCTCCGGCATCTTGGGCATGCGAAGAAGACCCCAGGCGTTGGCAAGATCTGCCCAGTTCAGGTCCGTGGCACGAAAGATCGACGTCGCCTGGTGGGCGCAGTAGCTTCGGACCCAGCTGACGAAGGCCTTCTGAGCCTTGTCATAGACGGCTCTATCCGCTCGGGCAAGTGTCCGGATCTTTTCCGTTGCCGCCTTGACGTCATGCTCCGAAACACGTATCTCTGGCTTCTGCAGCGGAATTATGGGAGTCTTGCGGACTTCCAGGAATCTGATGTAGTCCTCCTCCCTTCCGGGATGCAGCATCACCACGGCCAAGCCCTTCCGACCTGCTCTCCCGGCTCTTCCGCTGCGATGTATAAACACTTTTGGGTCCGACGGTGCATCAACCTGCACAACGAGGTCCACCTGGGGAATGTCGAGGCCTCGAGAGGCAAGGTCTGTTGTCAAAAGAATTGTGGAGGAAACCGAGGTCAAGAACTTTTGAAAATTCTTTTCGCGCACTTTCGCAGGATGCTTGCCGTGAAGCGGAATGACGGAAAAGCCAGAAGGAAGTAGCTGGGGTACGATGTGTTGGAAAtagtcgacggcggcgcacgTGGACAAGAAGATGATGCTCCGCTGTGGCCTGACGGGTAACCGATCCAGAAGCTGTGATAAGGCGGGAAGTTTTTGGCTCGCCGGTGTGAGCATGTAAGCCATCTTGAGACTGGCAGGGGTTTTTCTGTCCTCGAGAATGCCGCCATCTTTCATCTTGACCCGCACTTCAATCTTTACGGGGTTTCGCAGGCCGACGCGGATGATTTCGCTCACAGCCTCGCTGACGCTTGCGCTGAACAAGCCGGTGCGCCTTTGCTTCGGCAATTGCGAGATGATTCTTTGTAGGTCCTGCTTGAAGCCAAGATCAAGCAGCctgtcggcttcgtcgaggacgagcaccTCAAAGGAGGACTGGGGGCAGTGGACGTGCGGTGATgccagcagctcgacgagtCGCCCGGGAGATGAGATGAGCAGGTTCGGACTATTTCGCAGGAAGAAGCTCAGGTCTTGCGCCGTTGTCGTGGTGCCTccgacgagcagctgcgGGATGACAACCGGTACGGAGGACGCAGGTCGCTGTTCGTCATCTTGGAGACACGACAGCAGCTCGGCGGAGGGGGCGTGGAATTTTAGAAGGGACTGGAGAACGGTGTGTATTTGAGCGGCGAGCTCCCGCGTGGGCGAAACAATGATGGCGCCGACATGATGTCGTTTGGTCGGTGCGTCGACGGACAGCAACCTCTGGACGACGGGTATCAAGAAGGAGAGGGTCTTGCCGCTACCGGTTACGGCCTGCGTTGAGGATGGGCATCAGCATCACGCAGTACACGGCAGCGAGCTCGGGTGGGCGAAATCGActcacctcgacgacgacgtccttgTTGCCCAGGAACTGGGGCAAAGTGGCCGCCTGCACCGGGGTCATCTTGGCGAAGCCCATGGTCGACATGGCATCCAGGATCCATTCTGCGAGCGGTGGCGTCAGAGCGTCCCATGCTCTGGGGTCTCGTTTCGAAGCGACCTTTCCAGATGTCATGATGGGCGTGCTGCAACGGGTATAATACGCACCATCACCGCTCGACGACAAGTTGATGGACGCAAGCAAAAGATACGGAAGAAATTATGTACAGTATCTTATCTTATCAGCACGTGTGCGGGCGGTGTACGGATGtctaagtattactgcacggagtactgttaagtaattacagtattgtaagtacagtacttacagtaagtacatgcatgtacggagtatggagtacaagtactgtatacttactgtagtgtacctgtactggCAGCGCCGAGTACAAGCCACTCACACTCCCGAACCAGGTGGCTGTGACCAGACTTTGGCGGGAGGCCTGCCGGGTCCGAAAATGCGGTAACCCAGCGCTGCTGGTCGCGTGAAAGGATACCACCTGACCAGGTCGGCACGTGTGAATCAGTAAGAGGCCAAGACAGCACTTTTATCCAGAGGTCCGTACTCGGGACAAAGACGAATACCTCACCGTCACGAAGTGTGCTCACTACGTGCACGAGCACACTTGCTGTTGCATATTTCGtaccatgtacggagtactctgtgctcTGTAATGCTTCGGActtctactgtacttatttgcatgtacttgttctCGGCGGTGACCAagcaccaagtacggagtacttgcatttaaTTAGTGCCTAGTACTCACTAATACCCCATACAGGAACttttacctagtacctagtagtattacttactgtactccgtacagcactccgtattattactgcgCTCCGTTCGGCCAGTCAgtgccatgtacatgtacggagcgcCAAAGCATCTTGGCTAGTTGGCGCCGAGTACAGTGTACCGAATGTGGCAGGCAAATTGCCTGCCACGCTCAGGTAGGTAGTACCTCCCACGGGAGCCGCTCGTAACAGGTGCCGTATGTAACGGTACCTTTGGCGATTTGCTTCCTGTGCCTGGAGGGTGTTGCTCGGCATGACGGTCGATGGTACTAAAACGGACGGCGAGTGCTGCGTAAGTACTCCAcgcatgtacagctacttgcacatgcatacgtacgtgcacctacttgcatgtatagTCGTATTcggtagtacttacttacttacacaagtctcctcgccgccgtcatgaccgactcggcgtcggcaaaaTTCTCGTGCCCGGCTGGTTGGTCACTTTCAGCTTTGCATCTCCCAACCGCATGATCACAATCTAGTGCAAAGGACCCTTCactccctcctcctccttaCTTACTCACTCACGCACGCACTCGCTCGCCGACCCTGCCCCCCCTCCCTGCGTCGCACCCCAAACGGCCCCTACTACCCTCGGTACGGTATTAATGCGGCAGGGGTGACGTCCCTCTGCTGCGACATCTGTCAACACCATCACCCTGGATCCTCTCAAAGTGGTCGACAGCCTCACGACCATCCGACACGGCCACTTCCCCCTCTTCGACTCGTGCGATCCCTTGTCGGCGCGCCCCTCGCGCCGCGACAGACTTGTATTCCATTCGTGCCTATTCTGGCCCTCGGGCTTCGCATCCCTccgtcgcctcctcgtcggcaccatcCGCTGCCCGGCGCTGCCTCCCGTTTCCTTCGCCATGTCGCTGCGACGCAAGTCTGGCGTTCCCGACACGCCCCGCGTCATCTCGCcgagcccgacgccgtcggagcAGGACAGTCCCGAGTTCGGCGGGCTGACGacgcgctcggcggccgcgcggAAGCGCATGTCGGCGTCGCAGCCGTTGGAGGAGCGTGGCTCCGAGGatgaggtcgacggcgtgccggGGCTCCGAAGATCTCGGACGAGAAGCCGATCGCCGATGGACAGCCGACAGCTCTCGCGCATGACGCCCAGCCACTCCAGCCTGGcaacgaagacgaagacgaagacgaaggcgaaggcgacggcgacggagacggccaagggtgcggcggcggcggcggcgagcaacgGAAAGCTCGTTCCCTCCAACGGTCACCTGGCCCCTCCGCAGCCGACGTCGCTCCTGGGTTGGAGCTGGCGCGACTTCAGCCGCAGCCCAAGCCCTCTCGGCCTGATTCCCATCCACAGACACTGGAGGACCTTTGTGCACAAGCACGAGGTCCCCCGCAAGGCGCTCCACGTCTCCATCGGCTTTTTCGTCGTCTGGCTGTACGTGGCCGGCACGCAGACGAGTTCGGTGCCGCCGTACCTGATGGCGGCCCTGATCCCCATCGCCACGACCGACTGGCTGCGACACCGGTACGAGTCGGTCAACCGGCTGTACGTCAAGCTCCTGGGCGCGCTGATGCGCGAGAGTGAATACTCGGGCTGGAACGGCGTCATCTTCTACCTCCTGGGCGCCTGGATCGTCCTCTACTCCTTCCCCAaggacgtcggcgtcatGAGCGTCCTGCTCCTCAGCTGGTGcgacacggcggcgagcacctTTGGACGCCTCTGGGGACGATACACGCCCAGGCTCCGGCGCGGAAAGTCTCTGGCCGGCTCCTTTgccgccttcctcgtcggcgtcgccacctCGTACTTTTTCTACGGCTGGCTCGTCCCGACGCTGGGGCCGATGCCGGGCGACGAGAAGTTCATGTTCACCGGTGCTCTGTCGCTGCCGCGCGCCTTGACGGATGCCATGGGCCTTTCGCACGACTCGGCCTCCGTTACGGGCGCGCTGGCCCTCGGCATGGTGAGCCTCTGGTCTGGcttcgtcgcctcggccagcgaGGTGGTGGACATTTTCGGCTGGGACGACAACCTGACCATCCCCGTCCtcagcggcatcggcatctgGGGATTCCTAAAGGTCCTCGGCTAGGCCCCGGATCGGACCGGTCGATGAGCCGTTTGTCGCCAGGAGCGGATGGCATCCACCtaggccgaggtcgacggtcGGAACGCATCGCTGGCGTTGGGCACGATTGTTGCATCTTTTTTTTTCGGTTTTTGGAGCGAGTCGTTTTGATgtatcgacgacgacgacggagactATGGACGGTTCATTCGGGCGAGGGGACGTGCGAGAGGCGGTGGACGAATGCTCATGTCTCGGTAGGCGGGCGGATGGGATTCCGGCCACGGCCTGGTGACGACGGAAGACGCGAGCGACTGCCTATTGGTACCTAGTTTTGTTTGTGCCTGCAGAGCATCCTAATGCACGACTATCATGGCTCCAAGGTCGATATGATACCACGATGATGGGTATCGTCACGCATGCATGGCAACGCAGCCGTGCTAGGCACCAGTCTTTCGCGGTGTCCGCGGCACCTCATACCTACCTGGTACCTTCATATTCtttctactccgtagtcgTAGTGGCAATGTCTCTGGTCGGTAGCTCGTCGTGCGCGGAGGTGCTCGTCGTGTACCAATGCAGCAACCAGTCATGCACGACGAATCCGTCGTATGACAAGCTGGTCCCATCATCCCCAGCCCGTCGGCCATGCCGCACAGGAGGTAGAAGCGTGGGCCTGCATGTAGTCGTTACCGAGTACGGGCTCGAGCTAGAGACATGGCGCATTGTTTGCCCTCTGCGCTCATTGGAGGAGGCGTGTGCATGCTGCGACgtcgtgcatgcatgcgtgcCTCATGCTCACCGTCTTTACAACCAGCTGCGGCCAGACTTCGTTCGCAGGGTGCCCAGGTAGGCACCACACTCAGGTGATGGTCCGAGGTGCCCTCTTCCGTAACATGTACATCCCGATAGGGATCTGCTGTACTCTTTGTTTCTCCACGTTCCCAAGGTGGTGGTAGCGTTGGACTCATTGACTCGGTACTCCTGCCAGTCGAATACCAGCTGAAGACGCCGTTCcagtgcaagcaagcactgCCACGAGTGCGAGTGCACAAATTGGCCTTTTACATTTCACCTTCATGACATCGTAGACACGTGCCCCTAGACGAGCATTGCAGGTAGCGGCACGACAGATGTAGGTGAGAAATAATATCTGCCGACTCGCTTGTAGCAGAGGACTTACCCGGTAGCGGGTTCGGGGACCTGTCGATCCAGCATCGTCAAAAGGACAATGGTCAAGCAAAACGTAGTTCGCCGGGATCGAAGCCGAACTGCGGTACCGTACGGCTGCATTGCCGGGCGATTCTTCTGCCTCGCTCCCGAACGTTTGGTTCCGTCGGAAATCTgtggcgacgatgcgaaCGGGGCAGCAATACCCTCGCGTGCCTCCATGGTACATTCGGTACACCCAGGCGCTTACGTGATGGTCGTTTGTTGGTCGAGACCATCCATCTCGCGGTCGAGGATATCGACCTTCCTCTGTCGGGTGAAGGGCATATGTTGGATGCGTGTGTTGGATGCGTGTGTTGGGCAATATTGTCGTGTTGGGTAAATGGCGGCATGAGGTCGTCAACCTGCGTATGGCTATCGGTGTaagtgtactctgtactccatacacgCTGTAATACTGTTACAGTGccaggtaccgagtaccagAATGCGATATCACAATGCTCGCCCACACAGGCCGGTACGTCTACGATGCGTGTTGGCTACATGGACAAATCGCTTGTGGGCAGGTAAGTAGGTGATGCCTCGTTCCTTcccgtacacgtacaagaaATTAcaagtgtaggtgtatttgtacatacatgtacggtacctCATCGATGGGTACCCAACGAGCAGTATCATCCATAGCGAAACGCTCGTCTCATTCTGGCCTGCCTCGTATATTCGCGTACCGGTACggacgtgtacagtacagtattattacagtattATCTATTCCATTtaatacctactgtacggcgTAGTCGTGATACTGTGCACTCTGGCCTGCAACACCTGGACAACGCATCACCAAGACGTCGCATCACCAGTCACAAAGCACGCCTCGCCATGACCACCATCAACCTCCATCGTTACCACGACCCGCATCTCGCGCGCTGCCGCGGAACTGCCCGACCGCCCCTGTCCGCTGCACGCCTgcccgacgatgacgaagaaAAGCACGTCTTACTACGCAGggacgccctcgtccactCACCACTCACCCACTCACCCACGCATCACGCTCCGGTTCCCTTTCTCGCCATCCCATACCATCGAACTCCATCGAATCCTCGTTTGCGTCGTCTGCCCTTCCTCGCGCGACCGGACGGGCAGCAGCCGCATGTTGGCACGTCAAACCAGCGTCTGGGCACCGCCTGTGGGCGTGGCAGCCCACGCACCCAGCAGCCATGTGGCATGCCAGACAGACCACCCCCCCCTCTCGGCTCCCCCCTCTGCTAACCCCCCCATCTACCGCACCCTCCGCTCCACCGCTCCGCAAGCGTGCAAGCACAGCTGTCCCATccctgtacttacttttcCGATGGAAGCATTCGAAGCGGAACCAGAACGGTCGTTGTCGTCTCTACAGATCAACCAACCCATCGATTCGTGCTCGTTACCCTACGTCGGTGCTACGTAGGTGCTACCGCCAGCGATGCGAGCCGTTGACCTGTAGGCGAACTACCGCCTTCACGTTGCAGTGGCTGGAGCCGTGCAAGAGGAAACAGGAATACCTGCTGGCTTTGGCCACTTCTGTCCCACCCCGTGGCATGCCATCAGTCTGTCGGCCCCCGATATCCCCAAAAGGCCGACCGGCCAAGAGCGCCCGTCCGTCTGTCTCTCCGCCTTTTCGCCTCGAGGGTGTTGACCTGTCACGGACTGGTTCCAAGGGCTTAGTGCCGCCCAGGGCACCACCACCGTCGCCTTAGGTTCCCATGCCGCCCACCATGAGTCCAAGCCAACACTTGGACCTTACGACCAGCGCTCATGAGTTCCAGCTACGACTTGACTGAGCTCCCGGCCCCCGCAGAATtcattactgtacttacatgtcgGTCGACAGCTCTCGTCCATCAAATCAACCGTCCTCCAAATCCACCCACACACGCCCACCCCCACGCCTCGACCTTTTTTTCTTGGACATTTCTCGGCACGTTCAGGCAGA includes these proteins:
- a CDS encoding exportin-1 codes for the protein MAVSIEELDTTVRAFYESRGEQQKAAQAVLNQFKEDPDAWLMVDKILSDAQYPQTKYLGLQVLDNVISTRWKVLPRDQCQGIRNFIVQFIIQCSNSEEALQSNKTLLNKLNIVLISVLKQEWPHNWPTFINEIISSCHANLSICENNMIILRLLSEEVFDYSAEQMTSTKTRNLKQTMCAEFSQIFQLCQEVLTTAEQPSLVKATLETLLRFCNWIPLGYIFETPLIETLRTRFLRVAEFRNITLQCLTEIGGLQTGGAGQTGSYDEQLIKMFTEVLTTIADIIPVSLDLKTTYPSSNSKDQEFVQNLALFLCNFFGSHLNLIENLPNRDYLLHGHYYLIRISQIDDREIFKICLDYWLKLVQELYEEMQQLPITDLNPLMAVGGGMSGSGAPNPTLLMNYPLRKHKYNEVLSNLRVVMIERMVRPEEVLIVENDEGEIVREFVKESDTVQLYKTIRECLVYLTHLDVVDTENIMTEKLARQVDGSEWSWHNCNVLCWAIGSISLAMNEETEKRFLVTVIKDLLGLTEMKRGKDNKAVVASNIMYIVGQYPRFLKAHWKFLKTVVNKLFEFMHESHEGVQDMACDTFIKIARQCRRHFVALQPSEQEPFIEEIVRNMGKITCDLTPQQVHTFYEACGYMVAAQGNKHQQERLLADLMNIPNAAWDEIIKQATVNPSILQDSETIKVIGNIMKTNVSACTSVGSYFYPQIGRIYHDMLQMYRATSTLISEAVGRDGELATKMPKVRGLRTIKKEILKLIETYVEKAEDLAAVRAQMVPPLLDSVLVDYNRNVPGARDAEVLKAMSTIITKLSALMEDQVPTIMENVFECTLDMINKDFSEFPEHRVEFFNLLRAINLHCFPALLKLDNNQFKFVIDSCSWAFKHDNRDVEAAGLNMCLELINNVADKTDVATANAFFQRFFTTILQDVLFVVTDSDHKAGFKTQSMLLMKLFYFIHPADGMQPKIQGPIYMPDQAQAGTSNKEFLGNSVATLLRNAFPNLQPTQVSSFVEGLFNFNTQYDKFRLNLRDFLISLKEFAGDNAELFIVEKEQQELDAKTADMERRQKVGGLLKPSELDDDEL
- a CDS encoding DEAD/DEAH box helicase; this translates as MTSGKVASKRDPRAWDALTPPLAEWILDAMSTMGFAKMTPVQAATLPQFLGNKDVVVEAVTGSGKTLSFLIPVVQRLLSVDAPTKRHHVGAIIVSPTRELAAQIHTVLQSLLKFHAPSAELLSCLQDDEQRPASSVPVVIPQLLVGGTTTTAQDLSFFLRNSPNLLISSPGRLVELLASPHVHCPQSSFEVLVLDEADRLLDLGFKQDLQRIISQLPKQRRTGLFSASVSEAVSEIIRVGLRNPVKIEVRVKMKDGGILEDRKTPASLKMAYMLTPASQKLPALSQLLDRLPVRPQRSIIFLSTCAAVDYFQHIVPQLLPSGFSVIPLHGKHPAKVREKNFQKFLTSVSSTILLTTDLASRGLDIPQVDLVVQVDAPSDPKVFIHRSGRAGRAGRKGLAVVMLHPGREEDYIRFLEVRKTPIIPLQKPEIRVSEHDVKAATEKIRTLARADRAVYDKAQKAFVSWVRSYCAHQATSIFRATDLNWADLANAWGLLRMPKMPELKGWEGDKTLGIEMDWDTFAYKDKAQETARQVALEAERSGETKSKAADAKRKRKQNEAWSSKLGQEEVRVERREKRRKKREAEKRMTMTEEEKVKQMELDELLAEIRKKNQAKPAASKGDEFEGFAD